Proteins from one Syngnathus scovelli strain Florida chromosome 9, RoL_Ssco_1.2, whole genome shotgun sequence genomic window:
- the LOC125975766 gene encoding uncharacterized protein, whose protein sequence is MNLSQNTSLRPEEALVVEKAIRLAIDSVVNVLYGVNSGRSREYQRMVADRDKEIARLQREVQALRRRGCASCTPLDRVTPDRCPDSGEHKANGGGGAEVDSEQQPCELSFSLGLFDSPQSHIPSLTLPSPPRSQMHPVGTLQVGSVAVKEEPCNVDAVLVKWELSEERLREQPEPAAPSCWDAELELREVMTCEEADGLAHVAEAEQLRSKKKRVPTAELPEDAQQQKRAAWRAASRRYYARKVARQQTGPLSRPAHHTAPSSHYLPRSPLATGNRKRTPISALPHDSQAQQREAWRASSRRYYARKRAQQHHHGGHLQYCHREPPGDDREGLEGVLCSS, encoded by the exons ATGAATTTGTCCCAGAACACCAGTCTGCGACCGGAGGAGGCTCTGGTGGTGGAGAAAGCCATCCGGCTGGCAATCGACTCCGTGGTCAACGTTCTGTACGGCGTCAACAGCGGCCGCAGTCGCGAGTACCAACGGATGGTGGCCGACAGGGACAAAGAGATCGCCAGGCTGCAGCGGGAGGTGCAGGCGCTCCGTCGGCGGGGATGCGCCTCGTGCACGCCGCTCGATCGGGTGACCCCCGACCGGTGCCCGGACTCCGGGGAGCACAAGGCCAACGGCGGTGGGGGCGCAGAGGTGGACTCCGAGCAGCAGCCGTGTGAACTCAGTTTCTCCT TGGGTCTCTTTGACAGCCCTCAGTCCCACATCCCTTCCCTGACACTCCCCTCACCCCCTCGCAGCCAAATGCACCCGGTTGGCACTTTGCAAGTGGGCAGCGTCGCCGTCAAAGAGGAACCGTGCAATGTGGACGCCGTCCTTGTCAAGTGGGAGCTGAGCGAGGAAAGGTTGCGGGAACAGCCCGAGCCAGCCGCCCCTTCTTGTTGGGACGCAG AATTGGAGCTCAGAGAAGTGATGACCTGTGAAGAAGCAGACGGACTAGCGCATGTCGCCGAAGCGGAGCAACTGAG GAGCAAGAAGAAGCGCGTCCCCACGGCGGAGCTGCCCGAGGATGCCCAGCAGCAGAAGCGCGCCGCCTGGCGAGCCGCCTCCAGACGCTACTACGCCCGCAAGGTGGCCCGCCAGCAGACCGGCCCCCTGTCGCGCCCCGCCCACCACACGGCGCCCTCCTCCCACTACCTCCCCCGCAGCCCTTTGGCCACAGGCAACAGGAAGCGGACGCCCATTTCCGCCCTACCCCACGACTCACAGGCTCAGCAGAGGGAGGCGTGGCGAGCCTCCTCCAGGAGGTACTACGCCAGgaaaagggcgcaacagcaccaCCATGGCGGACACCTGCAATACTGCCACCGCGAGCCACCGGGGGACGACAGGGAGGGACTGGAGGGAGTTTTGTGTAGTTCGTGA